The Funiculus sociatus GB2-C1 region AGCTGGGAGCTGCAAAGCGATAAATCGGGCGTTCTTTCACATAAATATATAAATGATAGAGGCCTTTAAGACAGTACAACTACCGAGTACAAATAGTGCGATCGCCCTCGCGGGAGATCGGGAAGAAAACCTCAAAGCCCTAGCAAAGTCTACAGGTGCAACTATAGTGTTGCGCGGACAAGAACTGATAATTTCTGGAACCCAGCAACAAGTAGACCGTTGCTATGAGTTAGTGCGAAGCCTGAAACCGTTCTGGAAAGACGGAAAGCGGATCACCAAAGTCGATATCCGCACCGCCGCCTACGCCGTGGATACTGGACGCACTGACGAAATGCAAGCCATGCAAGAGGAAGTTCTAGCCCGAAACCGTCGCGGCGAAGAAATCCGCGCCAAAACTTTCCCCCAGTGGCAGTATATCCAGGCAGTACGCACCAACGACCTTACCTTCTGCATCGGGCCAGCAGGCACAGGCAAAACCTACCTAGCAGCAGTTTTAGCAGTTCAGGCGCTGCTTAGCGATCAGTACGAACGGCTCATCCTAACACGTCCAGCAGTAGAAGCAGGCGAAAAATTAGGATTTCTGCCTGGGGATTTACAGCAGAAAATCGATCCATTTCTGCGCCCCCTCTACGATGCCTTATATGAATTCATCGACGCAGAGAAAATTCCTAGTTTGATGGAACGCGGCGTTATCGAAGTCGCACCTCTAGCTTATATGCGCGGTCGTACCCTCAACAATTCTTTTGTGATTGTTGATGAAGCCCAGAACACCACACCAGCGCAGATGAAAATGGTTCTGACTCGCCTTGGTTTCCGTTCCCGGATGGTTGTTACAGGCGACATCACCCAGACAGATTTGCCTGGACATCAACAGTCAGGATTAGCTGTTGCTCAGAAAATCCTCCAGTCAGTTGAAGGTATTTCCTTCTGCTATCTCTCCAAAACTGATGTCATTCGCCATCCCTTAGTTGAGAGAATTGTATCAGCTTACGAACAGCACGAAGCAAAGTAATAGTCAATAGTTTGTTGCTACTGGCATTCAGCCCGAATTATCCTAAATGATTCGTGAAGGCCAGATCCCCGACTTCTCTAAGAAGTCGGGGATCTGAAGTGCTGGCTCACAACTCAAATAGAATTGCTATACAACTATTTTTAAGTGAACCGTATTGGGTCATAATCCGATTACCAAGGGTTGCCAATCATCGTAAAAGCCGCCCAGTAGTAAGGATGGGTAAACTGTTGATTTGAGAAATTTCCCAGAGTCGGTGGTAGAGGTATTTTCCCATCAGGACTAAGCAATTGGTTTTCCTCTACACGTAACTCCCCTTTTAACATCGCTACCTGCACCTGACGTAGCGCCTCCGCTTTGATTGGGGCTTTTTTTAATTCGTTGTAGAAGCCTGTCATTAATCCCAAAGTACCTTCATCGGACACATACCACAGACTTGCTAGCGCCGACTTCACTCCCGCCTGCACCGCCAACCCTGCAAAGCCCAACTCAGCTTCTTCATCCCCAATTGCCGTTCGACACGCACTCAGCACTAACAAATCCACTGGTGGGTTATTCCAGCCCATTTGTCCCAAACTATCCAATCTCAGCTGAGTGTCCCATAGCTGAATGTAAGAATTGCTAAGTGAGCCAGACTTAAATTCTGCATGGGTTGCCAGGTGTACAATCCCAAAAGGGCGTTCACCGCGTTGCGTCTTGAGATTACTTAGAGTAAAAGCTTCGTCTAGGAAAGATTTACCACTCCAGCAAGGGCGATCGCTACTTTCTTTGCCTGTACAGGTGATGAACGACAACTCCGCAGGTACAGCAGGTAAAGCCGGTTTGTTCTGAAATTTCGCCGCCCCCATCGCCAGAACTTCCGTATCTTTGATATTTCGGTAACGGGTATCGGTTAAGCTGAGACTGGGCATCAGACCGACGCTGTAGCGTTCTACGAGAAATTTTTGACCATCGTGGAGAGCAGCTAGGGGTACAGAACGCAGCCCCATATCCGTGATGAATACTAGATTCTGGATGCCTCGTGCTTTTAAATCTGCTTCCAAGGGGGCTATTAGCCACTGATAAAGTTGCTGACCCAGAGGAAGGTATTTCTGACGACTGCTTTGTACGTTGCTTACTTCGGTGCTGAAGGCAAGAGCAGTTTTGAGGACTTGCGATCGCATAGCTGAAGGTATTTTCTTACGAATCGGTTCCCCCTGACCCGTCACCAGAATCAATTCCAGCTGATCTTGGGAATTTTGGATTGTAGAAACGTTGCATCTAACGCCTCTACAATTTTCCTCCTCGGATGCAACGTTTGCAGGCAAAAATACAATATATATCAGCGCTGGTTTTACGCCTGTTGCTGCTTCAATATTACGAACTGTCTTCTGGGCATCTTCCAGATTTTTGATCGAGGTATCCTCAATACCCATGTAATTTTCAAACTGGTTGGTAAAAGCCTTCTCCAAGGCAGAAATACTAGAATTATCTAAAACTGGGCTGAGGTTATCAATGCTGGCGGATAGGGTTGGTAATGGCTGAAGTTGGAAGTCGAGGAACGTTGTTGCCGCCCTTGCATCTGGTGTAAAAGTAAGGATCTTAATATCGCCCTGAGTGTACGCACCGGAAAAAGATTGCTGCGGCTTTATCGTATCATTTCCACTGGTAATGGCCCCTGCTGTGCCGTTGACGCTGGCATCTCCGACGACAAAGGGAGTACCGACGAGTCCGCCAGCGTGTCGAATCGTGATGTCACCATTCCCTGCACCACCAGCAGTGGAAATGCTGGCTTGTGTACCATTTTGATCTGTGAAGGAGTCAGTCGCCCGGAAAAATCGCCCTGTGGTGATATCAACATCGCCCCCCTTGCCTTGGGTGCCACCTTGGGAGTTAATTGAGACAACCTGGATGTCATTTTCCGGATCGAGGGTGACATCGCCACCGTCTCCCACAGTTGCACTAGAGTTTATCGCGCCAGTCTGAATGCGCGAACGTGCAGAGACAGTAACTTTCCCACCACTACTCAATCCTGAAGATGTTAGATTACCGCTTTGTACGGCGTCTCTGGTGCTGGTGAGGGTAATTTTGCCGCCATCGCCTGAAGACGCACTAGAGTCTAGATTGCCAGTAATCACCTGGTTAAGAGCAGAAATGGTGATATCCCCGCCACGGGTTGTCCCTTTTGAAGTGAGATTTTCGGTTTCTACAGCACCGCGATCGCTGGTAAGCGTAATATTACCGCCAATTCCTGCTGTACTGGAATCAAGGGAGCCTGTAAGAATATCTCCGGTGGCTTGAAAGTCAATTTCTCCGCCATTCGTAGCGCTACTAGAGTTAATAGTGCCTTGCTTAGTGTCAATGGTTGCGCCTGCAAGAGTGATTTTGCCGCCCTCCGTCTGTAGTGTACCGGAAATAGCGATCGCGCCCGGACTCTTCAGCTCAAAATTTCCGCCCCCAGTGGTAACAGAACTCGACAAATTCGCATTACTGGCATTCAGGATAAAATCTCCGCCACTGGTGTTGATACTGTTTGGTAGCAAAATATTGCTTGGTTTAATATCATTTCCTACCACAGTATCTGCTCCCTGAGCGGTAATATTTCCAGTGAAATTTACCACCCCAAAAGTATCAATTGTCAAGGCACCGCCGCCAAGTCCGGCGATAGAACCAAAATTTAATTTGCCAGTGGTAATGTTGTTATTAGCAGAAAGCTTAATTTCGCCACCAGTGCCATTATCAGCATCAGCATCAAAATTTCCGCTGTTGATACTTCCCGTTTGGCTGCTGAGGGTAATATTACCCGCATTGCCAGAAACAACAGAGTAAGAAGATAGTTTATCTGTAGTAATGTCGCCAAAGGCTGAAAGCGCGATCGCTCCCCCATTTCCACCAGAAGCAGTTTTCAATTCTCCGGTTGTGTTAATTGCTCCCGCCGTGCTATTGACATTGATATTTCCTCCGGTGCCATTAACAGAGAAAGAGTCAACTTTTGCAGTGGTAATGTTGTTATTAGCAGCGAGTTCAATTTTCCCCCCATTGCCAGAAACGGAACTAGAATTTAACGCGCCTTGAGTATTAATTGCTCCTTGAGTGCTAATGAGATTAATCTCACCTGCATTGCCAGCACCAGTAGCAGCCGAATTTAAGTTTGTTGTAGTAATATCGCTAGTTGCGGAAAGTTGGATTTTTCCCCCATTTCCTAAAACCGAACTTGAATTTAACTCGTCTTGGCTGTTGATTTGTCCTTGATTACTGATAAAAATAATATCGCCTGCATTACCTGAAACAATAGCGGCAGAATTTACAGCACCAGAGGTAATGTCGCCAATGGCAGAAAGTTCAATTTTTCCCCCATCGCCAGTCAGACTGCTGGAATCTAAAGTAACTGCGTTAGTGTCAATTGTGTTCCCAGCAAGAGTAATATTACCGCCATCAGTATCTAAATTTTTTAAAATATTCAGTTCTTCCGAACTCTTGATAAAAATCTCGCCGCCAGAGGTAGCTAAAGTCTCTGTAGATAAATTTAAGTTAACTTCTTTAGGCGCAGCAATATCGCCAATAGAGATATCTGCACCATTGTTATTTAGATCACCGTTAATGTTAACGATACCAGCAGTGTTGATATTCAAAGGGTTATCTACACTACTAGACAAATTGGAACCGAAGGTAATAGCGTCTGTAGTGATGTCACCTGTGTTGGAAAAAAGTGCGATCGCGCCTGCATTTCCCCCAGTACCAGTAGCCTTAACATAAGCTTGTACAAGATTGGTGGTTATATTACCATTAGTAGCATTCAGCGTAATATTACCAGCATTCCCCGCATTTCCAGAAGCAGTTTCAGCATTAGTTTGCAAAGCGTTTTTTATATTAATATCGCCATTAGTAGTTGTAAGAATTGCATCACCACCATTCCCAGCATTGCCAGTACCAGCAACGCGAGAAGCACTTTGCAGCAACCCATTTACGGTAATACCATTAGCAGCATTGAGAATGACAGCAGCACCATTACCAGCATTGCCCGAACCAGAAGAAATACTAGAGTAGGATCTAAGATTAGTGGTAGTAATGCTACCATTATTTGCTGTTAGTTGAATTTTTCCAGCATTACCAGCGGTTCCCGCATTAACTTCTGCTCTGGAGAACATATCTCCTGTGGTAATATTGCCATTACTGGTTGTAAAAGTAATGTCTCCTGCTGTTCCCCCTCCTTGAGTGCTAGATTCTACAAAGTTAGCATTAATACCGTTAGCAGCAGTGAGAGCGATCGCGCCTGCATTGCCACTAACAGAGTTAGACAATAATTGCAGAGAATCGATACTTCCCTGCGTACTTGTCACCTTAATTTCACCGCCAGTACCAGCTGTAGAAGCTGAGTTTAGTTGAGCAATAGTAATATCATTTTGTGCAGATACATCAATCTTGCCAGCTAACCCTGTGGAAGTGCTGGATACCAGCGAACCACCACTACTCATCAAAATGCTGCCATTGCTACTGTTAACGGTAATATCTCCCCCATTAACAGGTGCATTCGCCAGAATTTGGTTTGTATTTATATCAATATCGCCAGCAGCTTGTAGAGTAATATCACCTCCGTTACCAGTTCCTAAATTACCAGATGCTTGAATAAAACCTCCGAGTTGAATGCCCCCTCCGCTAGTAATGCGAACTTCCCCACCGGTCGCACCGGACAGCGAACGGGAATCAATGGTATTTGTAAGAACGTTGCCAGCCGCTTGAATAGTAACTACACCGCCATTCGCGCTGACCGACGAAGAGGAAGAATTTATAACGCCAGTATTAACAGTACCGTTTGTAGAATTGATGGTAATTTCTCCGCCAGCACCATTGCTACTGCTTGACTGAAGAATAGCTGAACTGGTATCAATAGAGCCGTTGACACTGTTAAGGCGAATAACTCCGCCTCCTATAGCTGAAGAAGTGAAAATATTTTGAGTGACAATTATATCTTTTCCAGCACTCAAATCTATAGAACCACCTGCTGTGCTAATACCTCTGTTGATGCGAATATCTCTACCTGCTTGAAAAGTAATTGACTCACCTAATGTTTGATTGGTAAACACTATCGGTGAAGTAAAAGGTTGCACGATAATATCGCGTTGTGCTTGCAGAAAAATATTGCCAGTCAGAGCAGTTAGGGCCGTATCATCAATTTGGAAATCAGTAACACCACCATCAATAAAAACAATTTGGCTGTCCGCTACTTCGGCATTATTATCAGGGTTTGAGTCATCAGGCTCAATAATAATATCTCTGGGATCGAGGAGTATTGTCCCATCTTTGCCCTTAATTGCAGAGACATTCACCCCACCGTTAAAATCTAGAAACTCTTTACCAGAGACTTCAACAAAGCCACCGTCACCAAAGTTAGCACCGCCACGAGCGCTGATATTGCCATAAAATCTAGTAACGTTATCAGACCATACAATAACGCGCCCACCATTACCATTGTTGTCAGCGTTGGCATTAATCAGCGAGTCGCGACTGACGTAAGTTCCAGAGGCATTCGGTACTGTACCTTTACCCTGATAATCGCCGCCAATTAGCACATTTCCGCCGCCATTAGTTCCAGAGGCGTTGATATTGGCACCAATTAACCCTACCTTGTCGCCCAAAACTTGTATTGTGCCACCAGTTGCACCAGATACATTTATAGTGCCAGATGCGATCGCTATCCCCCCTGCTTCTGGCACTTGAACGCCAGAACCCGTCAGCCGCACTTCTCCATTACTATTAACCGTCAATCCCGTAGCATTCCCTAAACCAGAACCCGTCAGCAGCTGGGGTAAAGATAAAGGATTAGGATTCCCTGCCCCTAACCCCCCGTCCCCAGCCCCCACCTCCAAACTCAGCAGATGTCCAGCTTGAGAGAGGCGCACCATATTTTCACCAGGCACCCCGGCTACGGTGATATTACCTCCCGGTGCCGACAACTGCCCGGTATTAACTACAGTGCCGCCTAATAAAGTTAAACTCTGTCCTGAATTAACACCCAATTGACCTGCATTGACAATTGCTCCCGGCTGTGAAACCGAAAAAGCAAAGGTGCTGGGTGTCCCGACTAAAGCAGCGTAGTTATTCGCCCCAACAGCCTTAAACCAATTGTCACCAAAACCAATACCAGTGGCGGTGATAGCGGTAAAAGATGCAGGCACGTTTAGCTGGGCATTGGCACCAAAAACTATGCCTGCTGGGTTCATCAGGAATAAGTTGGAGTTGCCGCCAGTAACTTGAATAAGACCATTAATAATCGAAGGATTGCCGCCGCTGACACGCCCCAAGATATTTTGAATAGATGGATGAGAGAGAAAATTGGCAATGTGGTTTTGACTCAGACCGAATTGGGTGAAACTGTGGAAGAGGTTCGCCCCATCCTGGGAGAGAGTGCCGCCAGTAATGTCGAAGCGAACCGAAGGTTCTCCTAAAAGGACATCGCCATTGGGTGTACTAACTGTGCCTGTCCCGTCTGTAGCTGGGATAATAGACTGGGCCTGTGCTGATATTGGTAACAGCATTCCTAGTAGCAGGGCGGGTATTGCCCACCGAATGCGATCGCCTTCAGCATTCTTCTCATTCCCTGTCAAAAACTGGAAATGGGACAAGAGAGGCTTTGGCTCCTTTTGTTGAGAATGATGCAAAATGTTAGTATTGCTTTTTGTCTTGGTGTGTGCATTAACCATATAGATCAGATTTTCCCTAAATGATTTTGTATGCTTAAACACGAGGACAAATTTCATTTGTCTTTAATGAATGTTTTCCCTGGAATTACCAGGAATCCGCAGATAGACTGACACTCTGTCTTTAGCAGATTCTTAAGAAAACTTAAGAGTGTTCTCTACCTTCTTATACGTGAGACAATGACTGCCACCCTGAAAGAATTTTTAGAAGCTTGCAACACTCTCTTGACGTTGCGTTTAATCGTGACTAGCAGCGCTGCTGTTTTGGAAGTACGGGGAACAATCCAAAAGCTTTTCTATGCAGATTTGCCTAAAGGCAAGTATGCCAATATGCACGCAGATTTATTCGAGTTTCACCTGAATATGGATGCCATCAAGCGGGTGAAATTTGAAACAGGTGAAGCAAAAAGAGGGAACTTTACTACCTACGCGATTCGCTTTTTAGATGAGAAAGAGGAAACAGCATTGAGTGCGTTTCTACAGTGGGGCAAACCGGGAGAATACGAACCGGGGCAAGTAGAAGCATGGGAGGCACTAAGAGAAAAATACGGAGAAATTTGGGAACCAGCACCACTTGATGCTGTTTAAAAGTTAGCTAATGGCTAATTGTTTGTTGCCATTCGCCATTAGCTAACGATAAATTTAACCTGACAATTAAATCTGCTCTACCGTGATATTACGAGTCTTTTGGAGTTGCTTCCTAGTTCTGGTGTTGCTGCTGTGGGGGGGC contains the following coding sequences:
- a CDS encoding PhoH family protein; amino-acid sequence: MIEAFKTVQLPSTNSAIALAGDREENLKALAKSTGATIVLRGQELIISGTQQQVDRCYELVRSLKPFWKDGKRITKVDIRTAAYAVDTGRTDEMQAMQEEVLARNRRGEEIRAKTFPQWQYIQAVRTNDLTFCIGPAGTGKTYLAAVLAVQALLSDQYERLILTRPAVEAGEKLGFLPGDLQQKIDPFLRPLYDALYEFIDAEKIPSLMERGVIEVAPLAYMRGRTLNNSFVIVDEAQNTTPAQMKMVLTRLGFRSRMVVTGDITQTDLPGHQQSGLAVAQKILQSVEGISFCYLSKTDVIRHPLVERIVSAYEQHEAK
- a CDS encoding CHAT domain-containing protein, which encodes MLLPISAQAQSIIPATDGTGTVSTPNGDVLLGEPSVRFDITGGTLSQDGANLFHSFTQFGLSQNHIANFLSHPSIQNILGRVSGGNPSIINGLIQVTGGNSNLFLMNPAGIVFGANAQLNVPASFTAITATGIGFGDNWFKAVGANNYAALVGTPSTFAFSVSQPGAIVNAGQLGVNSGQSLTLLGGTVVNTGQLSAPGGNITVAGVPGENMVRLSQAGHLLSLEVGAGDGGLGAGNPNPLSLPQLLTGSGLGNATGLTVNSNGEVRLTGSGVQVPEAGGIAIASGTINVSGATGGTIQVLGDKVGLIGANINASGTNGGGNVLIGGDYQGKGTVPNASGTYVSRDSLINANADNNGNGGRVIVWSDNVTRFYGNISARGGANFGDGGFVEVSGKEFLDFNGGVNVSAIKGKDGTILLDPRDIIIEPDDSNPDNNAEVADSQIVFIDGGVTDFQIDDTALTALTGNIFLQAQRDIIVQPFTSPIVFTNQTLGESITFQAGRDIRINRGISTAGGSIDLSAGKDIIVTQNIFTSSAIGGGVIRLNSVNGSIDTSSAILQSSSSNGAGGEITINSTNGTVNTGVINSSSSSVSANGGVVTIQAAGNVLTNTIDSRSLSGATGGEVRITSGGGIQLGGFIQASGNLGTGNGGDITLQAAGDIDINTNQILANAPVNGGDITVNSSNGSILMSSGGSLVSSTSTGLAGKIDVSAQNDITIAQLNSASTAGTGGEIKVTSTQGSIDSLQLLSNSVSGNAGAIALTAANGINANFVESSTQGGGTAGDITFTTSNGNITTGDMFSRAEVNAGTAGNAGKIQLTANNGSITTTNLRSYSSISSGSGNAGNGAAVILNAANGITVNGLLQSASRVAGTGNAGNGGDAILTTTNGDINIKNALQTNAETASGNAGNAGNITLNATNGNITTNLVQAYVKATGTGGNAGAIALFSNTGDITTDAITFGSNLSSSVDNPLNINTAGIVNINGDLNNNGADISIGDIAAPKEVNLNLSTETLATSGGEIFIKSSEELNILKNLDTDGGNITLAGNTIDTNAVTLDSSSLTGDGGKIELSAIGDITSGAVNSAAIVSGNAGDIIFISNQGQINSQDELNSSSVLGNGGKIQLSATSDITTTNLNSAATGAGNAGEINLISTQGAINTQGALNSSSVSGNGGKIELAANNNITTAKVDSFSVNGTGGNINVNSTAGAINTTGELKTASGGNGGAIALSAFGDITTDKLSSYSVVSGNAGNITLSSQTGSINSGNFDADADNGTGGEIKLSANNNITTGKLNFGSIAGLGGGALTIDTFGVVNFTGNITAQGADTVVGNDIKPSNILLPNSINTSGGDFILNASNANLSSSVTTGGGNFELKSPGAIAISGTLQTEGGKITLAGATIDTKQGTINSSSATNGGEIDFQATGDILTGSLDSSTAGIGGNITLTSDRGAVETENLTSKGTTRGGDITISALNQVITGNLDSSASSGDGGKITLTSTRDAVQSGNLTSSGLSSGGKVTVSARSRIQTGAINSSATVGDGGDVTLDPENDIQVVSINSQGGTQGKGGDVDITTGRFFRATDSFTDQNGTQASISTAGGAGNGDITIRHAGGLVGTPFVVGDASVNGTAGAITSGNDTIKPQQSFSGAYTQGDIKILTFTPDARAATTFLDFQLQPLPTLSASIDNLSPVLDNSSISALEKAFTNQFENYMGIEDTSIKNLEDAQKTVRNIEAATGVKPALIYIVFLPANVASEEENCRGVRCNVSTIQNSQDQLELILVTGQGEPIRKKIPSAMRSQVLKTALAFSTEVSNVQSSRQKYLPLGQQLYQWLIAPLEADLKARGIQNLVFITDMGLRSVPLAALHDGQKFLVERYSVGLMPSLSLTDTRYRNIKDTEVLAMGAAKFQNKPALPAVPAELSFITCTGKESSDRPCWSGKSFLDEAFTLSNLKTQRGERPFGIVHLATHAEFKSGSLSNSYIQLWDTQLRLDSLGQMGWNNPPVDLLVLSACRTAIGDEEAELGFAGLAVQAGVKSALASLWYVSDEGTLGLMTGFYNELKKAPIKAEALRQVQVAMLKGELRVEENQLLSPDGKIPLPPTLGNFSNQQFTHPYYWAAFTMIGNPW
- a CDS encoding ChuX/HutX family heme-like substrate-binding protein; amino-acid sequence: MTATLKEFLEACNTLLTLRLIVTSSAAVLEVRGTIQKLFYADLPKGKYANMHADLFEFHLNMDAIKRVKFETGEAKRGNFTTYAIRFLDEKEETALSAFLQWGKPGEYEPGQVEAWEALREKYGEIWEPAPLDAV